The Tripterygium wilfordii isolate XIE 37 chromosome 18, ASM1340144v1, whole genome shotgun sequence nucleotide sequence ccttgttgtgaaattaCAGGATTCAAAACTGCGATGGACCCCACAAGAAgagaagttgacctttcaacgattgtagaaatctgctcctacaatttggcgcgccagatagggggaCTTTTGCAAGTGTTTAGTCAGAAATTTCACGACAAGTTCGAATCATGGCTGATACCAACGAGGCCACCAACAAGCAATTGTTGGAGCTCATGCAAGCTATGAGAGAAGATATCTCTAGAAACAAGGAGCAGACGGATGCGCGGTTGGAGTCGATAGAGAGTGATAATGCTGCGCTCCATGAAGAGGTGTTACAGTTGAGAAGCCAAAATACTTCCCAAGGCCATGACCCTGCTTCAGTCCAGATCCCACCTTTTCCCCGCCTTGAACAAACACCGCCTAGAAACCCCTTACCTTACCCTTTAAATACCCGATTTGTCCCCGGAACTACCCCGAGGGGGTATGATGCTTCTACCTCACGAGAAAAAGACCCTGTGACAGAAGAAATTCAGCAAAATGTCGACAGGGATGCTTCTGCCGAGTTGATAAATTCCCCAAAAAGCAGGCCTCTCCATATACCACGTTTTCCTGCTGCACCTTTCACAGGACCCACGGTAGCTTCTGTTGCTCAGGCAGCGATGGCCAAACAAATTGTGGAGTTGAGGGGAGATATAGACAAGCTGACCAAAGCACCTCCCGCTCTGGCCAAAATTAATACCAACTGCTATATGGGATCGCCGTTTGTTGACAGGATATATCAAACGGATTTGCCGCACAGGTTCAGCGTGCCGAACATGAAGTTGTACAATGGGACTGACGACCCCGAAGATCATATGGCCCATTATAAACTAAAAATGGGTGCTATCGCCATACCGTACGGCATGCATGAGACGTGTATGTGCAAAGGTTTCGGATCGACTCTTACCGGTCCTGCTCTGCGTTGGTACATTAACTTACCCAACGGTAGTATTGCTTCTTTCGAGAAGCTAATCGAGACGTTCATGGTGCAATTCTCGAGTAGTTGGAAGATTCATAAGTGCTCTGATGACTTATACCGACTGCCCCAACGAGTGGGAGAATCCCTCCGTGACTTCCTGTCAAGATTCAATACGGAGAAAGTATCCATACCCTATTGTGACCCAGGAACAACTATTCAAGCGCTCCGGAGTTATTTACTCCCAGATGGGGAGTTTTATGAAGAACTCATGAAGTGCGATGTGAGGAGCTATGAAGAGGCTCTAATCAAAGCTACTGTTTTTGTTCGATGGGAGGAGGACGCAAGAAGAAAGCCATCTAATCCTCCTAAGGAAGAGAAGCGGGAAGATAAGCGTCCAAGGAAGGAACAATCGACCGTTGCGGAGCCTAGTAGTAACTGGAGCTCCCGCAAATCCGGAGCATCCAATTATGCCAAGAACTGTCCAGAGTACCCTCTTAAGATACACCAAGTCTAGGCCGTTCAGGTCTTAAAGAAGATGGGCAGTGAGGTGAAGTGGCCGCCTAAGACAGAGACTGAAGGATGGAAAGACCCCAAGAAGTGGTGTGATTTCCATCAGGACATTGGCCACACTACTCCTGATTGCAGAGGCCTTAGATATGAAGTGGATTACCTGTTGAAAAAAGGTCATCTCAGAGAGTTGCTCTCTGAGCGCGGTAGGGCTATCTAGGAAAAGAGGAAAGTCGATGACCCAGAAGCATTGCCACCGCCACCACCAGTTAGTCAAACCTACTGTGTGATTTCTGGGGGATCAGAGATCAGTGGATTGTCCCACACCTCTGCCAAGAAGCATGAGAAGGAAGCAGCGAACCCAGCTGCTAAAATGGCACGATCCCTGGAAACTTTCACTAACCAAGTAATGGTCTTTACTGATGACGAAGCCACACAATTGCTACATCCGCACCATGATGCTCTGGTACTTACGCTTCAGGTTGCAAACGTTAACTTGAAGCGGATTCTGATTGACAACGGGAGTTCTGCCAATGTGTTGTTCTTGGCTGCATATAAAGGAATGGGTTTGGATGAGACCTTGATATTACGAAAGTCAACAACACTCATTGGGTTCAATGGTGAGGTGAGCCATTCCCTGGGAGAAGTCATGTTACCCATATATGCTCCAGGGTTGAACAAGCAGACTCAGTTTTCCATTGTATACTCGCCTTCTGCTTATAACGCTATTTTGGGACGTCCGTGGTTGCATGCGATACGGGTCGTACCCTCTACTTATCATCAGATCTTGTGCTATCCCACCAATAATGGCGTAAGGGAAATCCAGGGAGACCAACACTCTTCTCGGAGTTGTTACAAAaccaccatgaggagcaaggtGAATCTTCATAGCAGCTATAGAACCAGGCACCCGGTCTGGCACCAGATGAGCCAGGAATGGAGAAGCTTGACGAAGTGCAAATCCATCCTGACTTCCCAGATCATAAAGCCCTGATTGGAGTGCAGCTGCCTGATCATCTACGACAGAGGTTGATTCAATTCTTGTCGCAGCATCATGACTGTTTTGCCTGGAACCATACAGATATGATTGGGATAGACCCTGAGGTCATAATGCATCAGCTCAGGGTCAATCCTGAATATCCACCTGTTAAGCCGAAGCGGAGGAAGTTTGCTTCTGAACGAAATTTACTGATTAATGAAGAAGTTCAGAAGCTGCTAGATAATGGGTCTATAGTGGAGGTACAGTACCCGGACTGGTTAGCTAACGTAGTCGTtgtaaagaagaagaatggcaAATGGAGAGTCTGTATTGATTTTACGGATTTGAATAAAGCTTGCCCGAAGGATCCTTTTCCACTGCCACACATTGACATGATGGTTGA carries:
- the LOC119983409 gene encoding uncharacterized protein LOC119983409; the protein is MADTNEATNKQLLELMQAMREDISRNKEQTDARLESIESDNAALHEEVLQLRSQNTSQGHDPASVQIPPFPRLEQTPPRNPLPYPLNTRFVPGTTPRGYDASTSREKDPVTEEIQQNVDRDASAELINSPKSRPLHIPRFPAAPFTGPTVASVAQAAMAKQIVELRGDIDKLTKAPPALAKINTNCYMGSPFVDRIYQTDLPHRFSVPNMKLYNGTDDPEDHMAHYKLKMGAIAIPYGMHETCMCKGFGSTLTGPALRWYINLPNGSIASFEKLIETFMVQFSSSWKIHKCSDDLYRLPQRVGESLRDFLSRFNTEKVSIPYCDPGTTIQALRSYLLPDGEFYEELMKCDVRSYEEALIKATVFVRWEEDARRKPSNPPKEEKREDKRPRKEQSTVAEPSSNWSSRKSGASNYAKNCPEYPLKIHQV